The following are from one region of the Phyllostomus discolor isolate MPI-MPIP mPhyDis1 chromosome 9, mPhyDis1.pri.v3, whole genome shotgun sequence genome:
- the CCM2L gene encoding cerebral cavernous malformations 2 protein-like isoform X3 has product MEYEVKKGKKGPLLRLMFPKAGRRAGAAVRSSVSRRPLHSMPLYPPDYLIDPQILLCDYLEKEVKFLGHLTWVNSSLNPSSRDELLQLLDTARQLKELPLKTTPEQDSILSLSARCLLLTWRDNEELILRIPTHEIAAASYLQDDALHLLVLKTGLGVDPVPAGVDASPGGTGRDTGPPGAAPEKRRVGTTERRHTICSLDWRMAWGGGAGAEARAAGGGGGGSLERQRAGARASGSWERRQTFSGSWERRHGGGGGGAGKLGGSWERRQAGGGGGGSWERRHPGSNPLDPQDPSPDAYCNLVILAVANRVFQIIYGDQSIECVDRAGYHYTSTPERPWLCSRSESCRTDGTYAYDADFSCCSSFNGSQDTFEACYSGTSTPSFHDSHCSGSDHSGLGFEQLQDYMVTLRSKLGPLEIQQFALLLREYRLGLPIQDYCSGLLKLYGDRRKFFLLGMRPFILDQDIGYFEGFLEGVGIREGGILTDSFGRIKRSMSSTSASAVRSYDGAAQRPEEQTFHRLLANITHDIEALAPDDDDSTDEEARGSPGGNEATEDNYL; this is encoded by the exons ATGGAATATGAagtcaagaaagggaaaaag GGCCCGCTCCTAAGGCTTATGTTCCCAAAGGCTGGGCGCCGAGCAGGAGCAGCCGTTCGGAGCAGTGTGAGCCGCCGGCCCCTGCACTCGATGCCCCTTTATCCCCCTGACTACCTCATCGACCCCCAGATTCTGCTGTGTGATTACCTGGAGAAAGAGGTCAAG TTCCTGGGCCACCTCACCTGGGTAAACTCCTCACTGAACCCCTCCAGCCGGGATGAGCTCCTGCAGCTGCTGGACACCGCCAGG CAGCTGAAGGAGCTGCCACTGAAGACTACACCGGAGCAGGACAGCATCCTGAGCCTCTCGGCTCGCTGCCTGTTGCTCACCTGGCGCGACAACGAGGAACTCATCCTGCGTATCCCCACGCACGAGATTGCCGCTGCCTCCTACCTGCAGGATGACGCGCTGCACTTGCTGGTGCTTAAGACAG GTCTGGGCGTGGATCCGGTGCCAGCCGGTGTAGACGCCAGCCCCGGCGGGACCGGTCGCGACACTGGCCCGCCGGGCGCTGCTCCCGAGAAGCGGCGGGTGGGCACCACGGAGCGGCGTCACACCATCTGCAGCCTGGACTGGCGGATGGcgtggggcgggggcgcgggcgcGGAAGCCCGGgccgcgggcggcggcggcggcgggagcctAGAGCGCCAGCGCGCTGGGGCGCGGGCATCCGGCAGCTGGGAACGGCGTCAGACGTTCAGCGGCAGCTGGGAGCGGCGGCAtggtggcggcggtggcggcgcgGGCAAGCTAGGTGGCAGCTGGGAGCGGAGGCAGgcgggtggcggcggcggcggcagctggGAGCGGCGCCACCCGGGCTCCAACCCACTAGACCCGCAGGATCCCAGCCCCGACGCCTACTGCAATCTTGTCATCCTGGCTGTGGCCAACAGG GTCTTCCAGATCATCTACGGGGACCAGAGCATCGAGTGCGTGGACCGGGCTGGCTACCACTACACGTCCACGCCCGAGCGACCATGGCTCTGCAGCCGCA GTGAGAGCTGCCGGACCGACGGGACTTACGCCTATGACGCTGACTTCAGCTGCTGCAGCTCCTT CAATGGCTCCCAGGACACATTTGAAGCATGTTACAGCGGCACGTCCACACCCTCTTTCCATGACTCCCACTGCAGCGGCAGCGACCACAGCGGTCTGGGCTTCGAGCAGTTGCAGGATTACATGGTCACG CTGCGGAGTAAGCTGGGGCCCCTGGAGATCCAGCAGTTTGCGTTGCTGCTGCGGGAGTATCGGCTGGGGCTGCCCATCCAGGATTATTGCTCAGGGCTGCTGAAGCTCTATGGAGACCGGCGCAAGTTCTTCCTCCTTG GGATGCGACCCTTTATCTTGGACCAGGACATTGGCTACTTcgagggcttcctggagggcgTGGGCATCCGCGAGGGTGGCATCCTCACCGACAGCTTTGGCCGCATCAAGCGCAGCATGAGCTCCACGTCGGCATCCGCCGTGCGCAGCTATGATGGCGCGGCTCAGCGGCCGGAGGAGCAGACCTTCCACCGGCTGCTGGCAAACATCACGCATGACATCGAGGCGCTGGCCCCGGACGATGACGACAGCACGGATGAGGAGGCCCGGGGCTCCCCGGGTGGGAACGAGGCCACTGAAGACAACTACCTGTAG
- the CCM2L gene encoding cerebral cavernous malformations 2 protein-like isoform X2 gives MEYEVKKGKKGPLLRLMFPKAGRRAGAAVRSSVSRRPLHSMPLYPPDYLIDPQILLCDYLEKEVKFLGHLTWVNSSLNPSSRDELLQLLDTARLKELPLKTTPEQDSILSLSARCLLLTWRDNEELILRIPTHEIAAASYLQDDALHLLVLKTGLGVDPVPAGVDASPGGTGRDTGPPGAAPEKRRVGTTERRHTICSLDWRMAWGGGAGAEARAAGGGGGGSLERQRAGARASGSWERRQTFSGSWERRHGGGGGGAGKLGGSWERRQAGGGGGGSWERRHPGSNPLDPQDPSPDAYCNLVILAVANRDAAEESCALICQVFQIIYGDQSIECVDRAGYHYTSTPERPWLCSRSESCRTDGTYAYDADFSCCSSFNGSQDTFEACYSGTSTPSFHDSHCSGSDHSGLGFEQLQDYMVTLRSKLGPLEIQQFALLLREYRLGLPIQDYCSGLLKLYGDRRKFFLLGMRPFILDQDIGYFEGFLEGVGIREGGILTDSFGRIKRSMSSTSASAVRSYDGAAQRPEEQTFHRLLANITHDIEALAPDDDDSTDEEARGSPGGNEATEDNYL, from the exons ATGGAATATGAagtcaagaaagggaaaaag GGCCCGCTCCTAAGGCTTATGTTCCCAAAGGCTGGGCGCCGAGCAGGAGCAGCCGTTCGGAGCAGTGTGAGCCGCCGGCCCCTGCACTCGATGCCCCTTTATCCCCCTGACTACCTCATCGACCCCCAGATTCTGCTGTGTGATTACCTGGAGAAAGAGGTCAAG TTCCTGGGCCACCTCACCTGGGTAAACTCCTCACTGAACCCCTCCAGCCGGGATGAGCTCCTGCAGCTGCTGGACACCGCCAGG CTGAAGGAGCTGCCACTGAAGACTACACCGGAGCAGGACAGCATCCTGAGCCTCTCGGCTCGCTGCCTGTTGCTCACCTGGCGCGACAACGAGGAACTCATCCTGCGTATCCCCACGCACGAGATTGCCGCTGCCTCCTACCTGCAGGATGACGCGCTGCACTTGCTGGTGCTTAAGACAG GTCTGGGCGTGGATCCGGTGCCAGCCGGTGTAGACGCCAGCCCCGGCGGGACCGGTCGCGACACTGGCCCGCCGGGCGCTGCTCCCGAGAAGCGGCGGGTGGGCACCACGGAGCGGCGTCACACCATCTGCAGCCTGGACTGGCGGATGGcgtggggcgggggcgcgggcgcGGAAGCCCGGgccgcgggcggcggcggcggcgggagcctAGAGCGCCAGCGCGCTGGGGCGCGGGCATCCGGCAGCTGGGAACGGCGTCAGACGTTCAGCGGCAGCTGGGAGCGGCGGCAtggtggcggcggtggcggcgcgGGCAAGCTAGGTGGCAGCTGGGAGCGGAGGCAGgcgggtggcggcggcggcggcagctggGAGCGGCGCCACCCGGGCTCCAACCCACTAGACCCGCAGGATCCCAGCCCCGACGCCTACTGCAATCTTGTCATCCTGGCTGTGGCCAACAGG GATGCTGCGGAGGAGTCCTGCGCTCTCATCTGTCAGGTCTTCCAGATCATCTACGGGGACCAGAGCATCGAGTGCGTGGACCGGGCTGGCTACCACTACACGTCCACGCCCGAGCGACCATGGCTCTGCAGCCGCA GTGAGAGCTGCCGGACCGACGGGACTTACGCCTATGACGCTGACTTCAGCTGCTGCAGCTCCTT CAATGGCTCCCAGGACACATTTGAAGCATGTTACAGCGGCACGTCCACACCCTCTTTCCATGACTCCCACTGCAGCGGCAGCGACCACAGCGGTCTGGGCTTCGAGCAGTTGCAGGATTACATGGTCACG CTGCGGAGTAAGCTGGGGCCCCTGGAGATCCAGCAGTTTGCGTTGCTGCTGCGGGAGTATCGGCTGGGGCTGCCCATCCAGGATTATTGCTCAGGGCTGCTGAAGCTCTATGGAGACCGGCGCAAGTTCTTCCTCCTTG GGATGCGACCCTTTATCTTGGACCAGGACATTGGCTACTTcgagggcttcctggagggcgTGGGCATCCGCGAGGGTGGCATCCTCACCGACAGCTTTGGCCGCATCAAGCGCAGCATGAGCTCCACGTCGGCATCCGCCGTGCGCAGCTATGATGGCGCGGCTCAGCGGCCGGAGGAGCAGACCTTCCACCGGCTGCTGGCAAACATCACGCATGACATCGAGGCGCTGGCCCCGGACGATGACGACAGCACGGATGAGGAGGCCCGGGGCTCCCCGGGTGGGAACGAGGCCACTGAAGACAACTACCTGTAG
- the CCM2L gene encoding cerebral cavernous malformations 2 protein-like isoform X4 codes for MEYEVKKGKKGPLLRLMFPKAGRRAGAAVRSSVSRRPLHSMPLYPPDYLIDPQILLCDYLEKEVKFLGHLTWVNSSLNPSSRDELLQLLDTARQLKELPLKTTPEQDSILSLSARCLLLTWRDNEELILRIPTHEIAAASYLQDDALHLLVLKTGLGVDPVPAGVDASPGGTGRDTGPPGAAPEKRRVGTTERRHTICSLDWRMAWGGGAGAEARAAGGGGGGSLERQRAGARASGSWERRQTFSGSWERRHGGGGGGAGKLGGSWERRQAGGGGGGSWERRHPGSNPLDPQDPSPDAYCNLVILAVANRDAAEESCALICQVFQIIYGDQSIECVDRAGYHYTSTPERPWLCSRTMAPRTHLKHVTAARPHPLSMTPTAAAATTAVWASSSCRITWSRCGVSWGPWRSSSLRCCCGSIGWGCPSRIIAQGC; via the exons ATGGAATATGAagtcaagaaagggaaaaag GGCCCGCTCCTAAGGCTTATGTTCCCAAAGGCTGGGCGCCGAGCAGGAGCAGCCGTTCGGAGCAGTGTGAGCCGCCGGCCCCTGCACTCGATGCCCCTTTATCCCCCTGACTACCTCATCGACCCCCAGATTCTGCTGTGTGATTACCTGGAGAAAGAGGTCAAG TTCCTGGGCCACCTCACCTGGGTAAACTCCTCACTGAACCCCTCCAGCCGGGATGAGCTCCTGCAGCTGCTGGACACCGCCAGG CAGCTGAAGGAGCTGCCACTGAAGACTACACCGGAGCAGGACAGCATCCTGAGCCTCTCGGCTCGCTGCCTGTTGCTCACCTGGCGCGACAACGAGGAACTCATCCTGCGTATCCCCACGCACGAGATTGCCGCTGCCTCCTACCTGCAGGATGACGCGCTGCACTTGCTGGTGCTTAAGACAG GTCTGGGCGTGGATCCGGTGCCAGCCGGTGTAGACGCCAGCCCCGGCGGGACCGGTCGCGACACTGGCCCGCCGGGCGCTGCTCCCGAGAAGCGGCGGGTGGGCACCACGGAGCGGCGTCACACCATCTGCAGCCTGGACTGGCGGATGGcgtggggcgggggcgcgggcgcGGAAGCCCGGgccgcgggcggcggcggcggcgggagcctAGAGCGCCAGCGCGCTGGGGCGCGGGCATCCGGCAGCTGGGAACGGCGTCAGACGTTCAGCGGCAGCTGGGAGCGGCGGCAtggtggcggcggtggcggcgcgGGCAAGCTAGGTGGCAGCTGGGAGCGGAGGCAGgcgggtggcggcggcggcggcagctggGAGCGGCGCCACCCGGGCTCCAACCCACTAGACCCGCAGGATCCCAGCCCCGACGCCTACTGCAATCTTGTCATCCTGGCTGTGGCCAACAGG GATGCTGCGGAGGAGTCCTGCGCTCTCATCTGTCAGGTCTTCCAGATCATCTACGGGGACCAGAGCATCGAGTGCGTGGACCGGGCTGGCTACCACTACACGTCCACGCCCGAGCGACCATGGCTCTGCAGCCGCA CAATGGCTCCCAGGACACATTTGAAGCATGTTACAGCGGCACGTCCACACCCTCTTTCCATGACTCCCACTGCAGCGGCAGCGACCACAGCGGTCTGGGCTTCGAGCAGTTGCAGGATTACATGGTCACG CTGCGGAGTAAGCTGGGGCCCCTGGAGATCCAGCAGTTTGCGTTGCTGCTGCGGGAGTATCGGCTGGGGCTGCCCATCCAGGATTATTGCTCAGGGCTGCTGA
- the CCM2L gene encoding cerebral cavernous malformations 2 protein-like isoform X1: MEYEVKKGKKGPLLRLMFPKAGRRAGAAVRSSVSRRPLHSMPLYPPDYLIDPQILLCDYLEKEVKFLGHLTWVNSSLNPSSRDELLQLLDTARQLKELPLKTTPEQDSILSLSARCLLLTWRDNEELILRIPTHEIAAASYLQDDALHLLVLKTGLGVDPVPAGVDASPGGTGRDTGPPGAAPEKRRVGTTERRHTICSLDWRMAWGGGAGAEARAAGGGGGGSLERQRAGARASGSWERRQTFSGSWERRHGGGGGGAGKLGGSWERRQAGGGGGGSWERRHPGSNPLDPQDPSPDAYCNLVILAVANRDAAEESCALICQVFQIIYGDQSIECVDRAGYHYTSTPERPWLCSRSESCRTDGTYAYDADFSCCSSFNGSQDTFEACYSGTSTPSFHDSHCSGSDHSGLGFEQLQDYMVTLRSKLGPLEIQQFALLLREYRLGLPIQDYCSGLLKLYGDRRKFFLLGMRPFILDQDIGYFEGFLEGVGIREGGILTDSFGRIKRSMSSTSASAVRSYDGAAQRPEEQTFHRLLANITHDIEALAPDDDDSTDEEARGSPGGNEATEDNYL; the protein is encoded by the exons ATGGAATATGAagtcaagaaagggaaaaag GGCCCGCTCCTAAGGCTTATGTTCCCAAAGGCTGGGCGCCGAGCAGGAGCAGCCGTTCGGAGCAGTGTGAGCCGCCGGCCCCTGCACTCGATGCCCCTTTATCCCCCTGACTACCTCATCGACCCCCAGATTCTGCTGTGTGATTACCTGGAGAAAGAGGTCAAG TTCCTGGGCCACCTCACCTGGGTAAACTCCTCACTGAACCCCTCCAGCCGGGATGAGCTCCTGCAGCTGCTGGACACCGCCAGG CAGCTGAAGGAGCTGCCACTGAAGACTACACCGGAGCAGGACAGCATCCTGAGCCTCTCGGCTCGCTGCCTGTTGCTCACCTGGCGCGACAACGAGGAACTCATCCTGCGTATCCCCACGCACGAGATTGCCGCTGCCTCCTACCTGCAGGATGACGCGCTGCACTTGCTGGTGCTTAAGACAG GTCTGGGCGTGGATCCGGTGCCAGCCGGTGTAGACGCCAGCCCCGGCGGGACCGGTCGCGACACTGGCCCGCCGGGCGCTGCTCCCGAGAAGCGGCGGGTGGGCACCACGGAGCGGCGTCACACCATCTGCAGCCTGGACTGGCGGATGGcgtggggcgggggcgcgggcgcGGAAGCCCGGgccgcgggcggcggcggcggcgggagcctAGAGCGCCAGCGCGCTGGGGCGCGGGCATCCGGCAGCTGGGAACGGCGTCAGACGTTCAGCGGCAGCTGGGAGCGGCGGCAtggtggcggcggtggcggcgcgGGCAAGCTAGGTGGCAGCTGGGAGCGGAGGCAGgcgggtggcggcggcggcggcagctggGAGCGGCGCCACCCGGGCTCCAACCCACTAGACCCGCAGGATCCCAGCCCCGACGCCTACTGCAATCTTGTCATCCTGGCTGTGGCCAACAGG GATGCTGCGGAGGAGTCCTGCGCTCTCATCTGTCAGGTCTTCCAGATCATCTACGGGGACCAGAGCATCGAGTGCGTGGACCGGGCTGGCTACCACTACACGTCCACGCCCGAGCGACCATGGCTCTGCAGCCGCA GTGAGAGCTGCCGGACCGACGGGACTTACGCCTATGACGCTGACTTCAGCTGCTGCAGCTCCTT CAATGGCTCCCAGGACACATTTGAAGCATGTTACAGCGGCACGTCCACACCCTCTTTCCATGACTCCCACTGCAGCGGCAGCGACCACAGCGGTCTGGGCTTCGAGCAGTTGCAGGATTACATGGTCACG CTGCGGAGTAAGCTGGGGCCCCTGGAGATCCAGCAGTTTGCGTTGCTGCTGCGGGAGTATCGGCTGGGGCTGCCCATCCAGGATTATTGCTCAGGGCTGCTGAAGCTCTATGGAGACCGGCGCAAGTTCTTCCTCCTTG GGATGCGACCCTTTATCTTGGACCAGGACATTGGCTACTTcgagggcttcctggagggcgTGGGCATCCGCGAGGGTGGCATCCTCACCGACAGCTTTGGCCGCATCAAGCGCAGCATGAGCTCCACGTCGGCATCCGCCGTGCGCAGCTATGATGGCGCGGCTCAGCGGCCGGAGGAGCAGACCTTCCACCGGCTGCTGGCAAACATCACGCATGACATCGAGGCGCTGGCCCCGGACGATGACGACAGCACGGATGAGGAGGCCCGGGGCTCCCCGGGTGGGAACGAGGCCACTGAAGACAACTACCTGTAG